The genomic DNA GGTGGCGCTCGTGGATCTCGCCGCGCTGCCCACCCCCGACTGCTTCGGGCTCGTCCGGAGCGTCGTCAACGCGTCGCCCGCGCCCGCGGTGGGGGTCTGGAGCCACCGGCTCATGCCTCACGAGGCGTTCCTGCTCGGGCAGCTCGGCGTCCGGCGCCTCCTGGCCACGCGCCCGCAGCCGCAAGACGTGATGACGCATGCGCGCGCGATGGCCGACACGCGGCCGGACGTCGTGCCGCACCTGCGCGCGTTCGCGCCTCACGCGGGGCCGGTCCGCGAGACGCTGGCCGCGATCCGCGATCTCTTCCTCGACCAGGTGCTCGGCGCGGTCGACGAGAGCCAGTCGGCGGCGGCGGAGATCCTCGGGATCACGCGCCAGGCGGTCGCCCAGTCGGAGCGCGCCAAGACGGGGTCGATCTCCCGCGCGCTCGACGTCGACGACGAAGCCGACGTCGGCTGAAGCTGCGCTACCCTCGGTGGATGCGCTTCGCCTGCCTGCTGACGGTCCTGGTCTTCTCCGCGTGTGATGGCGCGCCCGCGCCGAGCGACGCGAGCCTACCCGAAGACGCGGGGCAGGACGCGGGCCCGCGCATGCGCACGCGTGAGGTGCTGCCCGACCCGGGGCCGCTGCGCGCGGGCGTCGCGGAGGCGCGGCTCCCGGCGCCGCTCGGCATCGGCACGATGGGGTACGGCGCCATCGACGTGGAGCCCTCGGTCACGCCCTTCGCGGAGCGCTTCCCCGGGACGACTCGCATGCACGGTGAGTTGACGTTTCGGGCCGTCGCGATCTCGCGCGGCGACGCGCACGAGGTCGTGTTCGTGCGCATGGACACCGTCGGCGTGTTCCAGCAGCTGCGGGAGGCGGTGCTCGACACGCTCGAGGCGCGCCTCGGTCGGCGCCTCGACGACGCGCTCATCCTCGCCGGCAACCACACCCACTCCGGGCCCGGCCGCATGTTGATGACCTCGGGCGCGCTCGTCGCGCTCGGCGACACGTTCTTCCCCGAGTTCTACGATGGCGTGGTCGAGGCGCTGGCCGACGTGATCGAGGCGGCGCTCGATGATCTACAGCCCGCGGAGCTGGCCACGGCGGTGGTCGGGACGAGCGACGCGCATCGGGATCGCCGCTGCGCCAACGACATGCTGCCGCTGCTGCAGGAGAGCCCGGACCTCCCCTTCATCGCCGTCCGCCGTGAGGGGCGCGTCGACGCGATCGTCGCGAGCTACGCCTACCACGGCACGGTGCTCGGGCTCGACGACCACACGCTGTCCGGCGACATGGGCAGCGTGGTGGAGCACCGGGTCGAGGACCGGCTCGACTTCCCGACCCGGGTGCTCTTCTTCAACAGCTTCGGCGCCGACATGTCGCCCTCGAGCCCCGCCGCCGCGCCCGACGAGGTCGGCGCCGATCAGCCCGGCGGCTACGACCGCATGGACCGCCTCGGCGACGTGATCGCGGACGCGATCCTGCCGAGCCTCGCGGACCTGGAGTTCGGCGCCGAGCCGGACGTGCGGGTGCGGACCTACCGCGTGCCCATCTCGACCGCGGACATCGGCTACGGGGCAGGGGAGTTCGACTACCGACACGGCGGCGCCTTCTGCGGCGTGGGCTCGGAGGGCAACTGCACCGACCTGACGCCCATCGAGGGGCTCGACGGACGCTGCGTGCCCATCTCTCGCGCGGAGCGCCTCCCCAAGCAGACGATGATCAGCGTCGGCGCGGTGGGCGGGCTCGCGCTCGTGACCGGCGCGGGGGAGTGGTCGACCTCGCTCGCGGCCGGCGTGCTCGAGCGCGCGCGGGAGCTGTCGGGCCTCGACGCGATGTTCATCGGCTACGCCAACGACTACGTCGGCTACTCGCTCACGGAGGAGGACTGGTTCATGGGCGGCTACGAGGCGTCCGGCGCGCTCTGGGGACCGCGTCAGGGCGACTACCTCGCCGCCAGGACGCGCGAGGCGCTCGAGACCTTCGACGAGACCTGGAACGAGCCGCCGTGGATCGAGCCCGCGCGCGCCGCGCCGTTCACCGACTACACCTACGAGCCATACGTGCCCGAGGCGGCGCAGGAGCCCGGGCGGCTGCTCGCCGACGTGCCCGCGTCCGTCCCCCAGACCGAGCTGGTGACCTTCACCGTCGCGGGCGGGGACCCGTGGCTCGGCGCGCCGGTGGCCACGCTCGAGCGCGCGGACGGGACGCCGGTGACCCGCGCCAACGCGCGGCCCTTCGACTCGCGCAGCTACGACATCTGGGCCGACCTTCGACCCGAGCCGTCCTACGCCGAGGTGGAACGAGCCGACTCGCGCACCTTCGCCTGGACCTTCAACATGCCCGCGCGTCGCCGGGCCGGCTCGAGCGTCTCCCTCGCGGGCGACTACCGCTTTCGCGTCTCCATCCCGACCGCCGCGGGCGAGTCGATGGAGGTCACGACGGGGACCTTCACCGTCGAGTGATCACATCCACGAGCACGCGGGCAGGGGCGCGTCGAGATCCACCCGGAAGCCCTCGGCGCACCGCCCGTCGCGACACGCTCCCTCGGCGCACTCGTCCAGGATCAGGGTGGCGTCCTCCGAGCAGGCGTCGCCCGGGCGCGCGGTCCGCACCACGGCTTCGTCCGGGACGGGAGTGGGCAGTGCACCACACTCCCGGTAGCGCGCGGCGTCCAGCGTGAGCACGTGCCGCTCGAGGGCCGCCTCGTCGAGCGAGAGCCGCGGGAGCTCGCGCTCCATGCGACGGAGCTCGGCGTAGATCCACCGGCATCGATGAAGCAGATCTTCCAGACAGCTGTCGAGCGTGCGGTAGTCGCCGTGCGCCGCGCTGGCGAGGGGCTCCTCGCAGCAGCCCACCAGCGCCGGGCACGCGCGCTCGGACCACGTCGCGCACACGCGCGCTTCGACCGGCGTGGTCCCACCGTCCGAGCCCGTGGACGCGTCCCGGAGCCCCTCGTGGGTCTCCGCGCAGCCCATGGCGAGGATGGCGACGGTGAGGACGAGGCGACGCACGCCCCACGATAGCGCGGACGCCCGACGGGGGACTACCGCCCGGGTGCGGCGGCCGTAGATGCGGAGCATGGGCGAGCTTGCGCCCGGAGGAGGTGCGTCATGGAGACGCGATACACCCCGAAAGAACGCGGCTTCGAGATCGATCCGGACACCGCGCATTGGCCCACTCGACGACGGGTCGGGTTCGGAATCCTCGCCCTGATGCCCACGACGCTCCTGATCGGCGCGCTCGGGCTGGGGGTGGCGAACTTCCTGGCGCCGCGGGCCGAGATCATCACGGACCTCGCGGCGGTGCTCGCCTACGTGCACGTGGTCTCGCAGGGCATCGTGGTGCTCATCTTCGGGCACCTGTTGTTCGACCACGAGGACTTCGACCTCACCGACAAGGTCTGGTGGGGCGCCGCGTTCCTCCTCGCGGCCCCGGTGTCGATCCCCATCTTCTGGGTGCTTCACATCCTGGCCGAGGGGCAGACGAAGTCGGAGATGAAGGTGCACGTCTACGACACGAGCTACGTCGGCGACGACGGCGCGCCCGAGGTGGAGGACCGCGAGGACGGCACGCGCATCCACCACAGCCGCAGCGAGCCGCCACACCCCGACGGCCCGCTCGGTCAGCTGTTGAAGGCCTGAGCGATCACGCGAAGGCGCGCGTCGGGTGCCCGCCCGCGAGGGCGCGCTCGGCCGCGCCGCGCACGGCAGGGGAGTCGTCCTCGGTCGAGGCGACGAGCGAGGCGTCGAAGACGTGCGCGCCGATCTTGCCCATCGCGTCGACGGCGAGGAAGCGGATGTGCGGGTCTTCGGAGAGCCGGTCCTGCTCGAGGCGGCGCGCGATGGCCCGCTGCAGCTCGTCGTTGGTGGTGCTCTTGTAGCGCGTGACGAGCCTCGCGTAGACGGCGCGGTTCGCGGCCACGCGCCGGTCGTTGGCGAAGTCGGGCTCGGGCGTGTGCGGCGCGGGCTCGGCCGGCGCCTCCTCTGCGGTCGGCGTGGGGTCGGCGGCGCGCGCCTTCGGGGCGACGTCGGACACGCGGCGCACGCGCTCCGGCTTGGGGCGGCTCGCCGTCTCGAGGTCTTCGAGCTGGCCGAGGTCGAGCTCGGGCACCCGGCGCACCTTCTGCCTCAGGCTCAGCGCCTCGGTCGCCGTCTCGGTGACCAGGTCCTCGACGCGGCGCGGGATCGCGGCGGCCGAGGCGAGGACGCGCACGCGGGGGGAGGCGCCGTCGCTCGCGCGGTGCACGGCCACGTCGACGCACGCGCCGTTGGTCTCCGTCCGCCAGTGCTCGCGGAGGTGGTCGAGGAGCCGCACCGGCGTCGACTCGAGGGTGGGCTTGTCGGCCTCGATGACGATCGCGAGGTCGCTGAGATCCGCCGCGTCGACGCCGGAGGCGAGCACGGGGTTGTCGTCGAGCGCGTCGCGGATGGCGTCGCTGACCTCCTCGGGGCCGAGCGCGCGCAGCTCCGCGGCTCCGAAGCTGACGAGGCCCCCCGCGATGAGCACGTCGCGGATCCGCTCGGCCGAGAGCGGGCGCAGGGCGAGGTTGGGATCGTCCTGGGTGAGCAGCGCGTCGAGCGGCTCGAGGATGCGCTCGTTCGCGCGGTCGTGCAGATCGAAGATCGACACGTCGGAGACGCCCTCTGCCACGCGCGCCCCGTCGACGAGGATCAGCCCGTCGGGCTCGGCGCGGGTCAGGGCGCGGACCGCGTGCAGCGCCTGGATCTTGCGCGCCACGGGCTCGCCGTCGGCGGGCAAGGTGGCCAGCACGATCACGGGCACGCGCTTGTCGTCGAGGAGCTCGACCAGCTCGTCCACCGACGAGCCGGTGCGGCCGCCCAGGCACGCGGTCACGAGCAGGAGGTCCGCGTCGCGGCTCTCCATGCGCACGAGGTCGTCGATCCGGCGGGCGTTGTCCCGGAGCAGCCGCCTCGCCTGCTCGGCGCTCTCCACGCCGCCGCGCTCGTGCCCGATGGCGTGGCAGCGCTCCTTCGGCAGGTTGGCTTGTGAATCTGCCGCGTCGCGGCTGGAATGGAAAGCGATCGCGTGGTGTCCGCGGCGGCTCCACTCGGCGGCGAGGCGTCCGCCGCCCTTGCCCCAGCCCACCGCGACGACCTGCAGCACGTGGTCTTTGGATCCCATGCCCCGGACACACAGCAATCGCCGATCCAGCCCCGATCGAGGGGCGCGAAGCGTCGCGGGCAGAGCGTGGCGCGCGCCCGGTTCCCGCCGCCGCACGCGATGCTCCATCCGGAGCGGCGTCACCCCTTCGACCCATGCCCGCGCAGGGGCCGTGCTAGATCCCGGGCGTGACGCACCGTCTGCTGCTCGCCGGACTCGCCCCGTGCCTCGCCTTGTTCCCGGCCGCCGCGGCTGCGCAAGCGGTGGTCGAGGAGGTCGAAGAGGGCGGCATCTTCGTCCCCGAGCTCCTGGAGTCGGAAGAGGAGGCGCCCGAGCTCGAGGAGGCGGAGACGGCCCCGAGGCGGCCGCTGGTCATCACCCTGCCCGAGCCGCGCGAGCTCGACGGTCCCATCGCGCCCGCGCCCATCCAGTTCACCCTCGAGAACGGGCTGCGCGTCATGCTGCAGCCCATCCCCGGGCGCCGCTTCAGCGCGGTGGCGATGACCTACCACGTGGGCTCGGTCGACCAGCCGAGCGGCTGGACGGGTCTCGCGCACCTCACCGAGCACCTCATGTTCGCGGGGACCGACGTGCTGAACGAGGTCGAGGTCTTCATGCGCCTCGAGGCGGCGGGCGCGGTCGAGCGCAACGCGGAGACGAGCCCGGACCGCACCCTCTACTACGAGGTGCTCCCGAGCGCGCAGCTCGAGTGGGCGTTCTGGATCGAGTCGCAGCGCCTCGCGCGCATGCTCGCGGGCCTGACGGAGGCGAGGCTCGACCGGCAGCGTCAGATCGTGCTCCACGAGGGCTTCGAGCGCGGGATCTACGGCTGGCGCGGCATGCTGGCGCAGAGCCTCTTCGTCGGCGTGTTCCCCGAGGGCCACCCCTACGCCCAGCCGGTCATCGAGCGCGAGTCCGACGTGCGGGCGGTGCGGCTGCGGCACGTGCAGAGCTTCTTCCAGCGGCACTACGCGCCCGACAACGCCACGCTGAGCGTGGTCGGCGGCTTCGACCCCGAGGTGATCCGCGCGTCGATCGAGCGGCACTTCGGGCCCATCCGACGCAGCGCCCCCGCCCCCGAGCCGCGCCGACCCGCGCCCGTGCAGCCGCTCGACCACGAGCGCCGGATCGTGATCGAGGTGCAGCACGACCGCGACCAGGTCTACGTCGCGTGGCCGACCCCCGCGCTCTACGCGCCGGGCGACGCGGAGCTGGACGTGCTCTCCACCTTGATGGGGCGGCGCCGGACCTCCCCCGTGCGCGCGGCGCTGGTGGAGAGCGGGCTCGCGCTCGAGGCCGCGGTGCAGCAGCGGAGCTACCGCGACGCGTCCCTCTTCACCGTGCAGGCGGTGCCCGCCCCGGGTCACACCCCGGACGAGCTGGTCCGCGCGATCGACAGCGCGCTGGCCCAGGTACACGAGGCGCCCTTCGACGAGGAGGCGGTGCGCGAAGCGCGGGACTACTGGGCGCGCCGAGAGCGCCTGCGGGTGGAGGACCTCGCGAGCCGCGCCATCCACCTCGGCACCGCGACCGCGGACCACGTGCCGACGCTCGAGAACGAGCGGCAGCGTTACCTCGCGGTCGACGCGGACGCGGTGCGGCGCACGGTCGAGCGCTGGCTCCCGCGCGATCGGCGCCTGGTGCTGGTGGCGAACGCGAACCCGGCCGGGGCGCCGGACGGGCGCGTGCGCAGCGACCGGAGGATCGCGCGATGAAGGCTCTCGCGATGAAGAGCGCCGCGCTGATCGCCCTCGGGCTGGCGCTTTCCGCCTGCACGCTGCGCGCGTCGCTGCCGCCGCCGCGCCATCCGCTCGCCGCCACGCCGCTCGAGGCGCTTCCGGACCCCCCGAGAGAGCCGCTCGAGGACCGGCCCTTCCGCATGCGGCTCGTGCGGCGCGAGCTCGGCAACGGCTTCCAGACGTTCATCTCGCGCGGCGAGCAGACGGGCGTGGTGAGCGTGGTCTTCGTGACCCGCGCGACGCCGCTCTGGGACCGGCGCGCGCCCCAGGACGTCACGAGCTCGATGGCCGGCCTGATGCTGCGGGCCACGGTGGGCGAAGACGGAGAGGTCGTCGAAGACCTCCTGCAGTCGGAGGGCTTCAGCCCCGACGTGTCGGTCCTGCCCGGAGGGGTGCGCGTCTTCGATCGGGTCCTGATGGAGGACCTCGGCCGCTACCTCGTGGCGCTCGAGCGCACGCTCCGACACCCGGCCTACCGGGAGGAGGATCTTCGCCGCGCCCTCGACGCGCGGATCGAGCTGCTCGAGGGACACCTCGGCGGCGTCGACGGCTTCATCGACGACCGCATGCCCCAGCTGCTCTACGCCCCCGACGACCCGCGCGGCGCGGCGATGCAGGCCCGCCTCGAGGTGATGCGCGGCCTGACGACCGAGGCGCTGCGCGCGCGGCACGCCGAGATGCTCAGCCCCGCGCACGGCGCGCTGATCATCGCGGGCGACGTCGAGCCGCTCGGCATCCTCCCCGTCGTGGGGCAGCTCTTCAGCGCCTGGCCCGCGAGCGAGCTGCAGCCCGAGCTCCACGGCCCGCGCTACCCGGACGCGGCGCCCTCGCGGGGGATCGCGGTGGTGGAGCCTCTGTTGCGATCGTACATCAAGGTCATCGAGCAGGCGCCGCCCCTGACCGATCCCGATCACGCCGCCTTCCTCGTGCTGGAGCAGATGCTGGGCGCGATGTTCGCGTCGCGGCTGAACCTCGCCTTCCGCGAGGACGCGCGGGTCAGCTACGGCTTCCACGCCGAGTACGCGGCGAGCGGGACCGAGGGGGAGCTCGCGCTGGCCACCTCGGTGGATCCGGGCGCGTCTCGCCAGGTGGTCGAGGAGGTCCTGCGGGAGCTCCGCCGCGTGCGCGGCGATGAAGAGGGCATCCAGGAGCTCGAGCTGAGCCTCGCCCGCACGCGCGCCCGCGAGACCCTCATGGCGTCCCTCGACACCTCGCAGGGCCTGGCGCTGTCGATCGCCCAGCGGGTGATGGCCGGGCTCGACCCGGGCTCGATCGGCACGACGCTGCGCGCCATCGATCGGCTGAGCGCGGACGACGTCGAGGCGGCGGCCCGCCGCTGGATCCGCCCGGACCGCGCGCCGCTCGTGGTGGTCGGCCGAGGCGACGTCGTCGCCGACGTGATGGCCTCCGACCAGGTGCAGCTGCAGGCCTTCCAGCCTCCTCCGCGCCGTCGTCGCTAGGGTGAGATACATCGAGAGGCCCCCCCCTCGCACTCCTCTCGGCCACACGCGAGCCTGGCAGGGTCCCGGCGTGGAAGACGCCTTCCACCGCTCTGTTGACGAGCGCGACGCGCTGGAGACGGGCTTCGAGGCGTATGTCACGCGCTTCGCGGGTTGAAGCTCTCGGCGCGGACGGCGCAACCGCTCCTCTTCGAGCACGACGTGCCCGTCGCCACGCGCGGCTGCGGCAGGGCATCGGCGCGCCCGATCGCCGGCAGTCGCTCGCGGGGCTGAGGCGGGCCACGGCCGAGATGAAGGGACCGCTCGCTCCCCGCTCCACGGCGCCCCGCGCTCGTGTTGCCAGGAGCCGTGCGATGGTTGAGCGGGGAGGTCGCGAAGGCGCCCGCGCTGGCCGAGGTCGACGCCCTCACGGAGGCGGAGAGAGGGCGTCTGGGTACGTTTCCACGTCGAGCGGCTCCGCCCGCACATGCCGGGGGACGAGGGACACCGCGCGTCGGCCGAGCGGCGGACGCGGCTCGCGCTAGCCGTCGCGCGCGACGTCGGGGCGCTCTCCTGGAGCGGCTCGTCTGCGAGGAGCTGGGAGCTCCCGTCGCTCGAGTCGGTGCCAGGCGCACGCGACCGACCTCCCCGCGTCTCGCGGGTCGGCCGAGGTGCTACACCATGATGCATGGTCCCCCTCGACGAGACGCCGTCCCGACCGGCTGGGTGGTGGGTCGCCTCGCTCGCGGCCGTGACGCTGCTCATCGCCGTGGATGTGGTCGAAGACTGGAGCGAAGGATCCGACCCGCTGCACCTCGCGCTCGAGCTGGCCGCCATGGTCACCCTGGTCGCGGTCGGGTTCGCCATGCTGCGGCGCCGGGAGCGACGGATCGGCAGCCTGACGCGCGATCTCAGCCGCAGCCGCGAGGAGGCCGAGCGATGGCGCGGCGAGGCCGAGCAGGCGCTGCGCGGGCTCGGCGAGGCGATCGATCTCCAGTTCGATCGCTGGGAGCTGACGCCCGCCGAGCGCGAGGTCGGTTTGCTCTTGCTGAAGGGGCTGAGCCTCAAGGAGGTGGCCAGAGCGCGGTCCACGAGCGAGCGCACCGCGCGCGTTCAAGCGGGCGCGGTCTATCGCAAGGGCGGGCTGTCCGGTCGCTCCGAGCTGTCGGCCTTCTTCCTCGAGGACCTGCTGCTGCCCTCCCGCGAGCGCTGAGCGGGACGCGATTTGCTCTGCAGCAGGCGGATGAGCGTCAGCAACCCGACGATGGCCCCTGTGCCCGCGAAGAGCCCCACGATCCAGGGGGAGACAGCGTCGGTGCCGGCGAGCAGGGCGTGGGCGACGACGAGCGCGTAGACGGTGAAGGACGAGAAGTGCAAGGCGCGCCAGGTTCGGGCGCCGAGCTCGCCTCGGTAGCGAAAGCTCGACGCGACGAGGGCGCCCGCGTAGAGTGCGAGCTGCCCGAGCCCCACCCAGCCTGGCGCGTGCTCGGTCATGGCGAAGGGGACGAGCAGTCGCCCGAGGTGTCCTCCCACGTGGGAGTCTCCCAGGAGCACCAAGGCGTGGAAGCCCGCGAAGGCGAGCCCGAGCCAGGCGCCCTGACGGTGCAGGACGTGCAACCCGGGGCCTCGCCAGAGCCGACGACCGACGCCGGTGCTCGACAGGAGCCCGGCGGTGACGCTGAGCCAGAGGAGGACGTAGGCGGTGAGGCCGCTCGCGCGCGATAGGTACCAGTACGCCGGGGCGTCCGTCCCGCGCAACGACGCGGCCATCGCGGGCGCCCAGCGAGGCGCGAGGGTGGCGCCCAGCGAGGCGCCGAGGGTGGCGCCCAC from Sandaracinaceae bacterium includes the following:
- a CDS encoding neutral/alkaline non-lysosomal ceramidase N-terminal domain-containing protein, which encodes MRFACLLTVLVFSACDGAPAPSDASLPEDAGQDAGPRMRTREVLPDPGPLRAGVAEARLPAPLGIGTMGYGAIDVEPSVTPFAERFPGTTRMHGELTFRAVAISRGDAHEVVFVRMDTVGVFQQLREAVLDTLEARLGRRLDDALILAGNHTHSGPGRMLMTSGALVALGDTFFPEFYDGVVEALADVIEAALDDLQPAELATAVVGTSDAHRDRRCANDMLPLLQESPDLPFIAVRREGRVDAIVASYAYHGTVLGLDDHTLSGDMGSVVEHRVEDRLDFPTRVLFFNSFGADMSPSSPAAAPDEVGADQPGGYDRMDRLGDVIADAILPSLADLEFGAEPDVRVRTYRVPISTADIGYGAGEFDYRHGGAFCGVGSEGNCTDLTPIEGLDGRCVPISRAERLPKQTMISVGAVGGLALVTGAGEWSTSLAAGVLERARELSGLDAMFIGYANDYVGYSLTEEDWFMGGYEASGALWGPRQGDYLAARTREALETFDETWNEPPWIEPARAAPFTDYTYEPYVPEAAQEPGRLLADVPASVPQTELVTFTVAGGDPWLGAPVATLERADGTPVTRANARPFDSRSYDIWADLRPEPSYAEVERADSRTFAWTFNMPARRRAGSSVSLAGDYRFRVSIPTAAGESMEVTTGTFTVE
- a CDS encoding pitrilysin family protein; its protein translation is MTHRLLLAGLAPCLALFPAAAAAQAVVEEVEEGGIFVPELLESEEEAPELEEAETAPRRPLVITLPEPRELDGPIAPAPIQFTLENGLRVMLQPIPGRRFSAVAMTYHVGSVDQPSGWTGLAHLTEHLMFAGTDVLNEVEVFMRLEAAGAVERNAETSPDRTLYYEVLPSAQLEWAFWIESQRLARMLAGLTEARLDRQRQIVLHEGFERGIYGWRGMLAQSLFVGVFPEGHPYAQPVIERESDVRAVRLRHVQSFFQRHYAPDNATLSVVGGFDPEVIRASIERHFGPIRRSAPAPEPRRPAPVQPLDHERRIVIEVQHDRDQVYVAWPTPALYAPGDAELDVLSTLMGRRRTSPVRAALVESGLALEAAVQQRSYRDASLFTVQAVPAPGHTPDELVRAIDSALAQVHEAPFDEEAVREARDYWARRERLRVEDLASRAIHLGTATADHVPTLENERQRYLAVDADAVRRTVERWLPRDRRLVLVANANPAGAPDGRVRSDRRIAR
- a CDS encoding insulinase family protein — protein: MKALAMKSAALIALGLALSACTLRASLPPPRHPLAATPLEALPDPPREPLEDRPFRMRLVRRELGNGFQTFISRGEQTGVVSVVFVTRATPLWDRRAPQDVTSSMAGLMLRATVGEDGEVVEDLLQSEGFSPDVSVLPGGVRVFDRVLMEDLGRYLVALERTLRHPAYREEDLRRALDARIELLEGHLGGVDGFIDDRMPQLLYAPDDPRGAAMQARLEVMRGLTTEALRARHAEMLSPAHGALIIAGDVEPLGILPVVGQLFSAWPASELQPELHGPRYPDAAPSRGIAVVEPLLRSYIKVIEQAPPLTDPDHAAFLVLEQMLGAMFASRLNLAFREDARVSYGFHAEYAASGTEGELALATSVDPGASRQVVEEVLRELRRVRGDEEGIQELELSLARTRARETLMASLDTSQGLALSIAQRVMAGLDPGSIGTTLRAIDRLSADDVEAAARRWIRPDRAPLVVVGRGDVVADVMASDQVQLQAFQPPPRRRR
- a CDS encoding helix-turn-helix transcriptional regulator, giving the protein MVPLDETPSRPAGWWVASLAAVTLLIAVDVVEDWSEGSDPLHLALELAAMVTLVAVGFAMLRRRERRIGSLTRDLSRSREEAERWRGEAEQALRGLGEAIDLQFDRWELTPAEREVGLLLLKGLSLKEVARARSTSERTARVQAGAVYRKGGLSGRSELSAFFLEDLLLPSRER